In Phreatobacter stygius, a genomic segment contains:
- a CDS encoding ABC transporter substrate-binding protein has translation MTASRRMFLAGSAAVLASPALASPALASPALAQGRVPIKFTLDWRFQGVHAWYYLAAEKGYFRDAGLDVTIDQGEGSAATVTRIMGGAYDAGFGDINAIIQNAAARPGDQPVMVYMIYNKAPFGILVKASSGITTVKDLEGKKLGGPAGSATTRMWPAFAKLNGIDPAKSDIINMAPNLQEQMLIQDQVQASLIFTLTSYMNLVGMRQDPDRDFRWFIFGDYGISSYSNGIMVSQKLLRDRPEAVRGLVAAINRAIKEVLADPVAGMAPMTKVEPLFNAALEARRVDYAARTAMITPEVRASGLGDVADARMARAIDQIVEAFALPRAPAPGEVFNRAFLPAVAARSIAV, from the coding sequence ATGACCGCATCCCGCCGCATGTTCCTCGCCGGCAGCGCTGCCGTCCTGGCCAGCCCGGCTTTGGCCAGCCCGGCTTTGGCCAGCCCGGCCCTGGCTCAGGGGCGGGTGCCGATCAAGTTCACCCTCGACTGGCGCTTCCAGGGTGTCCATGCCTGGTATTATCTGGCCGCCGAGAAGGGCTATTTTCGTGACGCCGGGCTCGATGTGACGATCGACCAGGGCGAGGGATCGGCGGCCACCGTCACGCGCATCATGGGCGGCGCCTATGACGCCGGTTTCGGCGATATCAACGCCATCATCCAGAACGCCGCCGCCCGACCGGGCGACCAGCCGGTGATGGTCTACATGATCTACAACAAGGCGCCCTTCGGCATCCTGGTCAAGGCGTCGAGCGGCATCACCACGGTCAAGGACCTGGAGGGCAAGAAGCTCGGCGGTCCCGCCGGCTCGGCCACCACGCGCATGTGGCCGGCCTTCGCCAAGCTCAACGGCATCGACCCGGCCAAGAGCGACATCATCAACATGGCGCCCAATCTGCAGGAGCAGATGCTGATCCAGGATCAGGTTCAGGCCTCGCTGATCTTCACGCTGACCAGCTATATGAATCTGGTCGGCATGCGTCAGGATCCGGACCGGGATTTTCGCTGGTTCATCTTCGGCGACTACGGCATTTCCTCCTATTCCAACGGCATCATGGTGTCGCAAAAACTGCTGCGCGACCGGCCCGAAGCGGTCCGCGGGCTGGTCGCGGCGATCAACCGGGCGATCAAGGAGGTGCTGGCCGATCCGGTTGCCGGCATGGCGCCGATGACCAAGGTCGAGCCCTTGTTCAATGCCGCCCTCGAAGCGCGTCGCGTCGACTATGCCGCCAGGACCGCTATGATCACGCCAGAGGTTCGCGCGTCAGGTCTCGGCGACGTGGCCGATGCCCGGATGGCGCGGGCGATCGACCAGATCGTCGAAGCTTTCGCCTTGCCGCGGGCGCCGGCCCCGGGCGAAGTGTTCAACCGCGCGTTCCTGCCGGCGGTGGCCGCGCGGAGCATCGCGGTCTGA
- a CDS encoding P-II family nitrogen regulator: MKIVMAIIKPFKLEEVRDALTGIGVHGLTVTEVKGYGRQKGHTEIYRGAEYAVSFLPKLKIEVAVPAGDVDKVVAAIAGAAKTGQIGDGKIFVTSIEHAVRIRTGETDVDAL; this comes from the coding sequence ATGAAAATCGTGATGGCTATCATCAAGCCATTCAAACTGGAGGAGGTCCGCGATGCCTTGACCGGCATCGGGGTCCACGGCCTCACCGTGACGGAAGTGAAGGGCTATGGCCGCCAGAAGGGCCATACCGAGATCTATCGCGGCGCCGAATATGCCGTCAGCTTCCTGCCGAAGCTGAAGATCGAGGTGGCTGTCCCGGCCGGCGACGTCGACAAGGTCGTCGCGGCCATCGCAGGCGCCGCCAAGACCGGCCAGATCGGCGACGGCAAGATCTTCGTGACCTCGATCGAGCATGCCGTGCGCATCCGCACCGGCGAGACCGACGTCGACGCGCTCTGA
- a CDS encoding ABC transporter permease produces MNRRSRLIDATALTLGFGFLYLPIVILIVFSFNASQLVTVWGGFSTRWYSAILDNRQLLDSAWMTAKVAFVSAVIATVIGTFAALALTRYLRFRGRFLFTGMVYAPLVMPEVITGLSLLLLFVSLGIDRGFWTVTVAHATFTLGFVAVVVQSRLVSFDASLEEAAADLGASPAQVFFRVTLPIIAPAVIAGFLLAFTLSLDDLVIASFTTGPGATTLPMRIYSQVRLGVTPEINAICTLMIAAVTIAVIAASLATKRDALAKRQ; encoded by the coding sequence ATGAACCGGCGCTCCCGCCTGATCGACGCCACCGCGCTGACGCTCGGCTTCGGCTTCCTCTACCTGCCGATCGTCATCCTGATCGTGTTCTCGTTCAATGCCAGCCAGCTGGTCACCGTCTGGGGCGGCTTTTCGACGCGCTGGTACAGCGCGATCCTGGACAACCGCCAGCTCCTCGATTCGGCCTGGATGACCGCCAAGGTCGCGTTCGTCTCGGCGGTCATCGCCACCGTCATCGGCACCTTCGCGGCGCTCGCGCTGACCCGCTACCTGCGCTTTCGCGGGCGCTTCCTGTTCACCGGCATGGTCTATGCGCCGCTGGTCATGCCCGAGGTGATCACCGGACTGTCGCTGCTTCTCCTGTTCGTCTCGCTCGGCATCGATCGCGGCTTCTGGACGGTGACGGTGGCGCACGCGACCTTCACGCTCGGCTTCGTGGCGGTGGTGGTGCAGTCGCGGCTGGTCAGTTTCGATGCGTCGCTGGAAGAGGCGGCGGCCGATCTCGGCGCTTCGCCGGCCCAGGTGTTCTTCCGGGTCACCCTGCCGATCATCGCCCCGGCGGTCATCGCAGGCTTCCTGCTCGCCTTCACGCTCTCGCTCGACGATCTGGTGATCGCGAGCTTCACCACCGGCCCCGGGGCAACCACCTTGCCAATGCGCATCTACAGCCAGGTCCGGCTCGGCGTGACGCCGGAAATCAACGCGATCTGCACGCTGATGATCGCGGCGGTGACGATTGCGGTGATCGCCGCCTCGCTCGCCACCAAACGGGATGCGCTCGCCAAGCGGCAGTAG
- a CDS encoding polyamine ABC transporter substrate-binding protein, whose protein sequence is MRTRILLKGLVAAFATLGLAAIAEAQGTRELRIFNWSNYIDEQVLRDFEREFNAKVIYDTYDSNEVLETRLLAGRTGYDIVVPSGPFLSRQIAANVHRRLEPAKIPNLANLWPDVQRRVAQFDPGNAYSVNYLWGTTGIGYNVAKIRERMADAPLDSWKLAFDFETLKRFKDCGIHFLDTAEDLLPSVMRYLGRDPNSKRAEDWEAAAAHIQLLRTLVTKFHSSEYISALANGDICLVVGYSGDVFQAQKRAKEAGNGIDIQYVIPREGAQMWFDQMAIPADAPNPDLAQAFINYLLRPEVGARVASFVSYASGNLAARPLVLPAVRDNPSIYPPDAVMARLFNVTSPDARLQRVITRAWTRAKTGR, encoded by the coding sequence ATGAGAACGCGTATCCTGCTGAAAGGCCTTGTGGCCGCGTTCGCGACACTCGGCCTGGCGGCGATCGCCGAGGCGCAGGGCACGCGGGAACTGCGCATCTTCAACTGGTCGAACTATATCGACGAACAGGTGCTGCGCGACTTCGAACGTGAGTTCAACGCCAAGGTCATCTACGACACCTATGATTCAAACGAGGTGCTGGAGACGCGGCTCCTGGCCGGCCGCACCGGCTACGACATCGTGGTGCCATCGGGGCCGTTCCTGTCGCGCCAGATCGCCGCCAATGTGCATCGGCGCCTGGAGCCGGCGAAGATCCCGAACCTCGCCAATCTCTGGCCGGACGTGCAGCGCCGGGTCGCCCAATTCGATCCCGGCAATGCCTATTCGGTGAACTATCTCTGGGGCACCACCGGCATCGGTTACAATGTCGCCAAGATCCGCGAACGGATGGCCGACGCGCCGCTCGATTCCTGGAAGCTCGCCTTCGATTTCGAAACGCTCAAGCGGTTCAAGGATTGCGGCATCCATTTCCTCGATACCGCCGAGGATCTCCTGCCCTCGGTGATGCGCTATCTCGGCCGCGACCCGAATTCCAAACGGGCGGAAGACTGGGAGGCGGCCGCCGCGCATATCCAGCTGTTGCGCACGCTGGTGACCAAGTTCCATTCGTCGGAATATATTTCGGCGCTGGCCAATGGCGATATCTGCCTGGTGGTCGGCTATTCTGGCGACGTCTTTCAGGCCCAGAAGCGGGCAAAGGAAGCCGGCAACGGGATCGACATCCAATATGTCATTCCGCGCGAAGGCGCGCAGATGTGGTTCGACCAGATGGCGATCCCCGCCGATGCGCCGAACCCGGACCTCGCCCAGGCCTTCATCAACTATCTGCTGCGGCCGGAGGTCGGCGCCCGGGTTGCGAGCTTCGTCTCTTATGCCAGCGGTAATCTCGCCGCGCGGCCACTGGTCCTGCCGGCCGTGCGCGACAATCCGTCGATCTATCCGCCGGACGCGGTCATGGCGCGGCTGTTCAACGTGACCAGCCCGGACGCGCGTCTGCAGCGGGTGATCACCCGGGCCTGGACACGGGCCAAGACCGGACGCTGA
- a CDS encoding ABC transporter permease, producing the protein MERALELIRERAASTSLIIGVFVFWELACLMLGISDIVLPRPSQIIQALIQYWPAIWPHTYQTLYTTLVGFGIGVVIGMAFGLLIGSSKLAYDTAYPLLVGFSSIPKVAVVPIFVLWFGAGTVPAILTAAIICIFPIVVNVATGIATVEPELEDVMKTLKASKFDILWNVALPRSMPYFFASLKVAITLAFVGSVVAETVASNRGIGNMMMIASSTFNVPLVFAGLFVLGALGVGLYVIFSIFEYRVTGWAHRKDLAVS; encoded by the coding sequence ATGGAGCGCGCGCTCGAACTGATCCGCGAAAGGGCGGCCTCGACCAGCCTGATCATCGGCGTCTTCGTGTTCTGGGAACTCGCCTGCCTGATGCTCGGTATCTCCGACATCGTGCTGCCGCGGCCGAGCCAGATCATCCAGGCGCTGATTCAATATTGGCCGGCGATCTGGCCGCATACCTACCAGACGCTCTACACGACGCTGGTCGGCTTCGGCATCGGCGTGGTCATCGGCATGGCCTTCGGGCTTTTGATCGGCTCGTCGAAACTGGCCTATGACACGGCCTATCCGCTGCTGGTCGGTTTTTCCTCGATCCCCAAGGTCGCTGTCGTGCCGATCTTCGTCCTGTGGTTCGGCGCCGGCACTGTGCCGGCCATCCTGACCGCCGCGATCATTTGCATCTTCCCGATCGTGGTGAATGTCGCGACCGGCATCGCCACCGTCGAGCCTGAGCTGGAAGACGTCATGAAGACGCTGAAGGCGTCGAAATTCGACATCCTGTGGAATGTCGCGCTGCCGCGCTCCATGCCCTATTTCTTCGCCTCGCTGAAGGTTGCGATCACGCTCGCCTTTGTCGGTTCGGTGGTGGCCGAGACGGTCGCCTCGAACCGCGGCATCGGCAACATGATGATGATCGCCTCGTCGACCTTCAACGTGCCGCTGGTCTTTGCCGGGCTGTTCGTGCTCGGCGCGCTCGGCGTCGGGCTCTACGTCATCTTCTCGATCTTCGAATACCGGGTGACCGGCTGGGCCCACCGCAAGGATCTGGCCGTCAGCTGA
- the tesB gene encoding acyl-CoA thioesterase II: MSAAVDRLLKILDLERLEVNLFRGQSPKEGWQRVFGGQVIGQALVAACRTVEARAPHSLHAYFVLPGDPKAPIIYEVERIRDGKSFSTRRVLAIQHGAAIFSLSASFQVEEGGFEHQFGMPDVPPPESLPAEAEIGRNLDPAAPPAVKAYFARERPIELRPVELERYRGVRQPEGKFHAWIRATGTLPDDPIVHRCVLAYASDMTLLDAALIPHGRTLFDATIQGASLDHAMWFHRPFRADQWLLYAQDSPSSQGARGFSRGSIFTRDGLLVASVAQEGLIRPLRGT, from the coding sequence ATGTCCGCAGCCGTCGACCGCCTCTTGAAGATCCTCGATCTCGAGCGGCTCGAGGTGAACCTGTTCCGCGGCCAGAGCCCGAAAGAGGGCTGGCAGCGGGTGTTCGGCGGCCAGGTGATCGGCCAGGCGCTGGTCGCTGCCTGCCGCACCGTCGAGGCCCGCGCACCGCATTCGCTGCATGCCTATTTCGTGCTGCCCGGCGATCCCAAGGCGCCGATCATCTATGAGGTCGAGCGCATTCGTGACGGCAAGAGCTTTTCGACCCGGCGGGTGCTGGCGATCCAGCACGGCGCCGCGATCTTTTCGCTGTCCGCCTCGTTTCAGGTCGAAGAGGGTGGTTTCGAGCATCAGTTCGGCATGCCCGACGTGCCGCCGCCGGAGAGCCTGCCGGCGGAGGCCGAGATCGGCCGCAATCTCGACCCCGCGGCGCCGCCGGCGGTGAAGGCCTATTTCGCCCGTGAGCGGCCGATCGAATTGCGTCCGGTCGAACTTGAGCGTTATCGCGGCGTGCGTCAGCCCGAGGGCAAATTCCACGCCTGGATCCGGGCGACCGGCACCTTGCCTGACGATCCGATCGTCCATCGCTGCGTGCTGGCCTATGCCTCCGACATGACGCTTTTGGATGCAGCGCTGATCCCGCATGGGCGGACCCTGTTCGATGCGACGATCCAGGGCGCCAGCCTCGACCACGCCATGTGGTTCCACCGACCGTTCCGCGCCGACCAATGGCTGCTCTATGCGCAGGATTCGCCGTCGTCCCAGGGCGCGCGCGGCTTTTCGCGTGGCTCGATCTTCACCCGCGACGGGTTGCTGGTGGCGTCAGTCGCCCAGGAAGGGTTGATCCGGCCGCTTCGCGGCACGTGA
- a CDS encoding ammonium transporter produces the protein MTKSICSRWGFTALALLAAAAVFVEPALAQAPAPTPPKPNPGDTAWMLVSSVLVLLMTVPGLALFYGGLVRTKNMLSVLTQIFVIVALVAIIWVVYGYSLTFTSGGGLNAYIGGFSKAFLIGVDANSTAATFSNGVVIPELAYICFQMTFACITPALIIGAIAERAKFSAVILFVVLWVTFIYFPIAHMVWYWAGPDAIADAVKAVAAAGADAAAKAAAEAKLAAVKADAGLIYQWGALDFAGGTVVHINAGIAGLVGCLVIGKRIGYGKELMPPHSLVMTLIGAALLWVGWFGFNAGSNLEANGTAALAMMNTLVATAAAALSWLFVEWAAKGKPSLLGAVSGAVAGLVAVTPASGFAGPMGSIVLGLVAGGVCFVFCSTVKNAFGYDDSLDVFGIHCVGGIIGALATGILVNTSLGGVGIPDYETKPGELAVAAYEFGPAFMAQVKAVLLTLVWSGVGSLVLFKIVDVIVGLRVSADREREGLDLAEHGERAYNP, from the coding sequence ATGACCAAGTCCATATGTTCCCGGTGGGGCTTCACGGCGCTTGCGCTGTTGGCCGCCGCGGCAGTCTTCGTCGAACCGGCGCTGGCCCAGGCGCCGGCGCCGACGCCGCCGAAGCCCAATCCGGGTGACACCGCCTGGATGCTGGTTTCCTCGGTGCTGGTGCTGTTGATGACGGTTCCGGGCCTGGCGCTGTTTTATGGCGGCCTCGTGCGCACCAAGAACATGCTGTCGGTGCTCACCCAGATCTTCGTGATCGTTGCTCTCGTGGCGATCATCTGGGTGGTCTATGGCTACTCGCTCACCTTCACCAGCGGCGGCGGGCTCAATGCCTATATCGGCGGCTTCTCCAAGGCCTTCCTGATCGGGGTCGATGCCAATTCGACCGCCGCGACCTTCTCGAACGGCGTGGTGATCCCCGAACTCGCCTATATCTGCTTCCAGATGACCTTCGCCTGCATCACGCCGGCGCTGATCATCGGCGCCATCGCCGAGCGGGCGAAGTTCTCCGCGGTCATCCTGTTCGTGGTCCTGTGGGTGACCTTCATTTACTTCCCGATCGCCCATATGGTCTGGTACTGGGCCGGTCCCGACGCTATTGCCGACGCGGTCAAGGCGGTCGCAGCAGCCGGTGCCGACGCAGCCGCCAAGGCGGCGGCCGAAGCCAAGCTCGCCGCGGTCAAGGCCGATGCCGGCCTGATCTATCAGTGGGGTGCTCTCGACTTCGCCGGCGGTACGGTGGTCCATATCAATGCCGGCATTGCCGGCCTGGTCGGCTGCCTCGTCATCGGCAAGCGCATCGGTTACGGCAAGGAACTGATGCCGCCCCATTCGCTGGTCATGACCCTGATCGGCGCCGCCCTGCTCTGGGTCGGCTGGTTCGGCTTCAATGCCGGCTCCAACCTCGAAGCCAATGGCACGGCGGCGCTCGCCATGATGAACACCTTGGTGGCGACGGCCGCCGCGGCGCTGTCCTGGCTGTTCGTCGAATGGGCGGCCAAGGGCAAGCCCTCGCTGCTCGGCGCGGTCTCCGGTGCCGTTGCCGGTCTGGTCGCGGTGACACCCGCTTCGGGTTTCGCCGGGCCGATGGGCTCGATCGTCCTCGGCCTGGTCGCCGGCGGCGTCTGCTTCGTCTTCTGCTCGACGGTGAAGAACGCCTTCGGCTACGACGACTCGCTCGACGTCTTCGGCATCCATTGCGTCGGCGGCATCATCGGCGCCCTGGCGACCGGCATTCTGGTCAATACCTCGCTCGGCGGCGTCGGCATCCCCGACTACGAAACCAAGCCGGGCGAACTGGCGGTCGCGGCCTATGAATTCGGCCCGGCCTTCATGGCCCAGGTCAAGGCGGTGCTTCTGACCCTGGTCTGGTCCGGCGTCGGCTCGCTGGTGCTGTTCAAGATCGTCGACGTGATCGTCGGCCTGAGGGTTTCCGCCGACCGCGAGCGCGAGGGTCTCGATCTCGCCGAGCATGGCGAGCGGGCTTACAATCCCTGA
- a CDS encoding amidohydrolase family protein gives MSRIITCAAILDSSGAAQGPSRITLDGSDIASVEALPPGAPHDDLLVMPALANAHDHGRPIRTSSIGGFAKPLEIWLHRLRLFAPVDPYLASIAPFGRAALGGQGAAMVHYTGVQGLTDYVTEARAVARAASDVGLRIGFAIAMRNTNPLVYGDSGPILDALSDEARADIAARFLSPPIGVEEQMARVEAVAEAIGSDMVDVQYGPNGVQWATPALLEAIAEGSASTGRRVHMHLLETRYQRAYADQHFPRGIARHLRDIGLLSPRLTLAHCTWANPADLAIIAESGATISVNTSSNLALRSGLAPVAAMLAAGCKVGLGVDGQAFDEDDDLIREMRLVWSLHGGWGFDRQVTPADVLQAVFANGHATLRSPVTGRIAAGAPADLLILDRKALDEDALMPVAPTELLFARGSARHLAESIVAGRSIVRDGRVIGIDLDAAQAELRERLRAGMPGRETFRCALPELETAVCRHFTDRLGCC, from the coding sequence ATGTCCCGTATCATCACCTGCGCCGCGATCCTCGACAGCTCAGGGGCGGCGCAAGGTCCTTCGCGCATCACGCTCGACGGCAGTGATATCGCAAGCGTCGAGGCTCTGCCGCCGGGTGCGCCGCATGACGATCTCCTGGTCATGCCGGCGCTCGCCAACGCCCATGACCACGGCCGGCCGATCCGCACCTCATCGATCGGCGGTTTCGCCAAGCCGCTCGAGATCTGGCTGCACCGGCTGAGACTGTTCGCGCCGGTCGACCCCTATCTCGCATCGATCGCGCCGTTCGGCCGCGCGGCGCTGGGCGGGCAGGGCGCGGCGATGGTCCATTATACCGGCGTCCAGGGGCTGACCGACTATGTGACGGAAGCCAGGGCCGTGGCGCGGGCGGCCAGCGATGTCGGCCTTCGCATCGGCTTCGCCATCGCCATGCGCAACACCAATCCGCTGGTCTATGGCGATTCGGGACCGATCCTGGACGCCCTGTCGGACGAGGCCCGCGCCGACATTGCCGCGCGCTTCTTGAGCCCTCCGATCGGCGTCGAGGAGCAGATGGCGCGGGTCGAGGCGGTGGCCGAGGCGATCGGCTCCGACATGGTCGACGTCCAATACGGCCCGAACGGCGTGCAATGGGCGACGCCCGCGCTGCTGGAAGCCATTGCCGAAGGGTCAGCCTCGACCGGGCGGCGGGTTCATATGCATCTGCTCGAGACGCGCTATCAGCGCGCCTATGCCGACCAGCATTTCCCACGAGGCATTGCCCGCCACCTTCGGGATATCGGCCTGTTGTCGCCGCGCCTGACACTGGCCCATTGCACCTGGGCCAATCCGGCCGATCTTGCGATCATCGCCGAAAGCGGCGCCACCATTTCGGTCAATACCTCGTCCAACCTGGCGCTGCGGTCCGGCCTCGCGCCGGTCGCGGCCATGCTCGCGGCCGGCTGCAAGGTCGGTCTCGGCGTTGACGGCCAGGCTTTCGACGAGGATGACGACCTGATCCGCGAGATGCGCCTGGTCTGGTCGCTGCACGGCGGCTGGGGTTTCGACCGCCAGGTGACGCCGGCCGACGTGCTCCAGGCGGTCTTCGCCAATGGCCACGCGACTTTGCGCTCGCCGGTCACCGGCCGCATCGCGGCCGGTGCGCCGGCCGATCTCCTGATCCTCGACCGCAAGGCGCTCGACGAAGACGCCCTGATGCCGGTGGCGCCCACCGAGCTGTTGTTCGCCCGCGGTTCGGCCCGGCATCTCGCCGAATCGATCGTGGCCGGCCGGAGCATCGTCAGGGATGGCCGTGTCATCGGTATCGACCTCGATGCGGCCCAGGCCGAATTGCGTGAAAGGCTGCGGGCCGGCATGCCCGGGCGCGAAACGTTCCGCTGCGCGCTGCCCGAACTGGAAACGGCCGTCTGCCGCCATTTCACCGATCGATTGGGCTGTTGCTAA
- a CDS encoding ABC transporter ATP-binding protein, whose translation MTTSLGAVRSTFAPWDDPRLEPLVVYDGVTKRYGAEPAVEDLTLKIYEREFFALLGPSGCGKSTLMRLLAGFETPSAGRVLLGGQDLAGVPAHRRPVNMMFQSYALFPHMSVEKNIAFGLAMEQLPKDEIHERVAAMLKLVKLEAYAGRKPHQLSGGQRQRVALARALVKRPKVLLLDEPLGALDRKLREETQFELIALQERLGITFVIVTHDQDEAMTMATRIAVMDKGHVVQVAPPPVIYEAPASRYVAGFIGDINLIEGKVAAVEGGRATIETAIAGRVSVEAAEAVSAGQAVAVAWRPEKTRILRSGEPAPDGWTVIDGVVNDIGYLGDWTTYVIGAGGLRLRAAVANAARLVERPITWGEPVRLAVAADALVLLTR comes from the coding sequence TTGACGACATCGCTCGGAGCCGTGCGCTCCACCTTCGCGCCATGGGACGATCCGAGGCTGGAGCCGCTGGTCGTCTATGACGGGGTGACCAAGCGCTACGGCGCCGAGCCGGCGGTCGAAGACCTGACGCTAAAGATCTATGAGCGCGAATTCTTCGCGCTGCTCGGGCCGTCGGGCTGCGGCAAGAGCACGCTGATGCGGTTGCTCGCCGGCTTCGAAACGCCGAGCGCCGGCCGCGTGCTGCTCGGCGGCCAGGACCTCGCCGGCGTGCCGGCGCATCGGCGGCCGGTCAACATGATGTTCCAGTCCTATGCGCTGTTTCCACATATGAGCGTGGAGAAGAACATCGCCTTCGGCCTGGCCATGGAGCAACTGCCGAAGGACGAGATCCACGAACGGGTCGCGGCCATGCTGAAACTGGTCAAGCTCGAAGCCTATGCCGGCCGCAAACCGCATCAATTGTCCGGCGGCCAGCGCCAGCGCGTGGCGCTCGCCCGCGCGCTGGTCAAGCGGCCGAAGGTCCTGCTGCTCGACGAACCGCTCGGCGCGCTCGACCGCAAGCTGCGCGAGGAGACCCAGTTCGAGCTGATCGCCCTGCAGGAGCGGCTCGGCATCACTTTTGTCATCGTCACCCATGACCAGGACGAAGCGATGACCATGGCGACCCGCATCGCGGTGATGGACAAGGGCCATGTGGTACAGGTGGCGCCGCCGCCGGTGATCTACGAGGCACCGGCGAGCCGTTATGTCGCCGGCTTCATTGGCGACATCAACCTGATCGAGGGCAAGGTCGCGGCGGTCGAGGGCGGGCGTGCGACGATCGAGACGGCGATTGCCGGACGGGTCAGCGTCGAGGCGGCCGAGGCCGTGTCGGCCGGCCAGGCGGTGGCGGTTGCCTGGCGGCCGGAGAAGACCCGCATCCTCAGGAGCGGCGAGCCGGCTCCCGACGGCTGGACGGTGATCGACGGCGTCGTCAACGATATCGGCTATCTCGGCGACTGGACCACCTATGTGATCGGGGCCGGCGGCCTGCGCTTGCGCGCCGCGGTCGCCAATGCCGCGCGCCTGGTCGAGCGGCCGATCACCTGGGGCGAGCCGGTGCGCCTGGCGGTCGCGGCCGACGCGCTCGTCCTGTTGACCCGGTAG
- a CDS encoding ABC transporter permease subunit, producing MSDRATRRVTILVPYLWLALFFLVPFAIVAKMSLSQVATAVPPYEPVFQAGDGLAGWLDKAGQLSLANYGVIVGDSLYIDAFVSSLRIAVIGTLILLIIGYPMAHAMARAPERFRPLLVMAVILPFWTSFLIRVYAWIGILKPEGLLNELLLGLGLIGTRLQIANTETAILIGVVYSYLPFMVLPLYAALERIDRSLLEAANDLGCPPWLAFWRITVPLTLPGIIAGCFLCFIPITGEVVIPDLLGGSETLMIGKTLWTEFFANRDWPVASAVAILLLVVLVGPIMVYQHLQARQLEAAR from the coding sequence ATGAGCGATCGCGCCACCCGCCGCGTCACCATCCTGGTGCCCTATCTCTGGCTGGCGCTGTTCTTCCTGGTGCCCTTCGCCATCGTCGCGAAAATGTCGCTGTCGCAGGTGGCGACCGCGGTACCGCCTTATGAGCCGGTCTTCCAGGCTGGCGACGGCCTGGCCGGCTGGCTCGACAAGGCAGGCCAGCTGTCATTGGCCAATTATGGCGTGATCGTCGGCGACAGTCTCTATATCGACGCCTTCGTCTCATCGCTCCGGATCGCCGTGATCGGCACCTTGATCCTGCTGATCATCGGTTACCCCATGGCCCATGCCATGGCCCGCGCTCCGGAACGGTTCAGGCCGCTCCTGGTCATGGCGGTGATCCTGCCGTTCTGGACCAGCTTCCTGATCCGGGTCTATGCCTGGATCGGCATCCTCAAACCCGAAGGGCTGTTGAACGAACTGCTGCTCGGCCTCGGCCTGATCGGCACGCGCCTGCAGATCGCCAATACCGAGACGGCGATCCTGATCGGGGTGGTCTATTCCTACCTGCCCTTCATGGTGCTGCCGCTCTATGCGGCGCTGGAGCGGATCGACCGGAGCCTCTTGGAAGCGGCCAATGATCTGGGCTGCCCGCCCTGGCTGGCGTTCTGGCGCATCACCGTGCCGCTGACCTTGCCGGGCATCATTGCCGGCTGCTTCCTGTGTTTCATCCCGATCACCGGAGAAGTGGTGATCCCGGATCTGCTCGGCGGCTCGGAAACCCTGATGATCGGCAAGACGTTGTGGACCGAGTTCTTCGCCAATCGCGACTGGCCGGTGGCGTCAGCCGTCGCCATCCTGCTGCTCGTCGTGCTGGTCGGGCCGATCATGGTCTATCAGCACCTGCAGGCGCGCCAGCTGGAAGCTGCCCGATGA